In a single window of the Solea senegalensis isolate Sse05_10M linkage group LG1, IFAPA_SoseM_1, whole genome shotgun sequence genome:
- the rgs5b gene encoding regulator of G-protein signaling 5b, with the protein MCRGLDSLPITCLEKAKELKALFGSLLQKSDHSITGTGQSKKCNKQRLNINEPLKWKESFEELLSCQNGLCLFRAFLVSEFSEENIAFYLACEDYRAAKPSKQATKAKKIYDEFIGLDAKREVNLDHVTKSITKENMEHPSQSCFDLAQSKIFSLMEKDSYPRFLKSPFYLELSRKSKTG; encoded by the exons ATGTGCAGAGGATTAGACTCGCTGCCCATCACCTGCCTGGAGAA GGCAAAGGAGCTGAAAGCTCTGTTTGGAAGTTTACTCCAGAAATCAGATCACAGCATCACTGGCACTGGACAGTCAAAGAAATGCAACAAACAAAG GTTAAACATCAATGAGCCTCTGAAATGGAAAGAGTCATTCGAGGAGTTGCTGTCCTGCCAAA aTGGACTGTGCCTGTTCAGAGCGTTCCTCGTCTCAGAGTTCAGCGAGGAAAACATCGCCTTCTACTTGGCATGTGAGGACTATCGTGCAGCTAAACCTTCCAAACAGGCCACGAAGGCCAAGAAGATTTACGACGAGTTCATCGGGTTGGACGCAAAACGAGAG GTGAATCTGGACCATGTGACCAAGTCCATCACAAAGGAGAACATGGAGCATCCCAGCCAGTCCTGTTTTGACCTGGCCCAATCCAAAATCTTCTCTCTGATGGAGAAGGACTCTTACCCTCGTTTCCTCAAGTCTCCTTTTTACCTGGAGCTCAGCAGAAAGTCCAAGACCGGGTAA